GATGGACAGCTTGTATGGATTGGAGAATGATACATGAGATATCTGAGAATACTGATCCATCATTGAATGGTTGATGTTGTGAATGAAGTGTTTTTGCTGATTGTCTTTATAGTTGTATAGTTAAGTGGGGGTAAATTCTGCCAGGGTGATGAGTTGAAACTGGTGAAACATGACAAAGACTCCAACTCCTCATGAAGAGGTCATTTGGTAGACACTGATTGTCTGGGTATTGGTGTTTTGAGTCCATCTGAATCCTTGTCCATTGGATTCAGGGAAATAATGAATGTTTTAGTCTTTTCAGTTTTTGCTTTCTCCAATTAGCAGTGGCTTTTGGGATTTATTCTTTTAGTACTTTAATTTGGTGGTTAAGTAGGAGTTGAATTGGGTATGCATATGGATTAGTTGCTTTGTTGAAGATTAAATTTTGGTGAATAAGAGATTCCATGTAAGTCGCGAACGCATCAATTCCATATAGAAGCTTGAACTTAATAGGACTTATCAACATACTGTGAGCTGGTTTACGGAAAGGGTTTATTGAGTTCAGTGATTGGATTCTCTCAGCCATTTGCACAAGCGTTTACGGTGATTATGGTTGATTGCATTCAATTTGCAGTCCTTTGGCTGAGGTGTTGGATTGTGATTCAATTGTTAGCAGTTTGATAATTTATGGTATGCTCTTTACCTGGATTGTTATCAGTTCAGTAATTATAAGGTCTCTTGGCTCTGGAGCAGTTTGGAGTCTGGCTTGAAGTTCCCAATTACTGCTTACGTTGGTAGTGTTGGTTATGAAAATGGGTGTTCTATTTGATTCGGTTAGAGGGAATTAATGTCGACCGTGAAATGTGTGTCGCCGTGCTACTTGCTTAACTTTTAGTAACCAAGTCTATTTTTCCTCGAGGATTTCAATAAATTATCATGTCAGCTGTGGATGATACAGAAAAGTGTAGTTTTCTACGGTTGATGCACtgtaataatttaaattgaGACATAACTTTGAAGACAGTCATCCTCTTGAGATTCACATTCTCTTCATGCTACTCTTTCTCTTATTTTCGACATCAGGCTATGAACAATGGTAACTGGTTACACAAGCATAATCCGATTGTTGTTGGCATTTCATGGGTTCCACACTTTAGCTTAATTAGGAAATAATATGGGTAACTTTCTCTCATGATATAGTGCCTCTTATGTTTGGGATTCGCTGGATTTTTTTCAGGATATAGAGCGCATGCAGGTTCTGTTTCACCTGTGCGCCATAGGAATGCAGATCATCGGTATAGTACTGATTTTGATCATTCAGGTGGCCCGCAACGTAGTCATGGATTTGGTAGCGGTAGAGATCCTGGTAGACATCGAGACTATTCCCCCCCTTATGGTCGCGGGAGACATGCTGGCAGGTTTGTTGGCAGAAGTTATGATGGACCTGGTTATGGTGGACGGCAAGTTAGAGGAGAAGGTCTGCCTAGAAGCAATCCAAATGTACGGCCAAGAGATGGTGATTGGATGTGCACGGATCCCTTGTATGTTCTTTCTCTCCCCTATTTTCTGTTAGCATTGAGTTGTCATTTAAATGTGtctaatttcttttcttctaaacttATGGTTTTCCTTCATTGCCTAAAAATGTTATGGTATCTCTGCTAAGATTGTGACTTAGTGGAATTCCTTGATTGAATGCATTGAATTAATTGAGAGTTTCAATATGCTGTTGTCGTATCAGTATTGTGAAAGGCGCTCGCCTTTCACCTTTGGCGATAACGCGAGGCGAGGCAAGGCACTTTCGCCTATTTGTCTCGAGGCGAGGCAAGTTGAAAAAGGCGACCTTATGGGGCCCTTTGGCGACTTTCTGTCACCagccttcttatttttttaattttttaaaggtctgatttataattaaaagccaaaattagggttttttggGAACATTCCACATTTGCGATTGCCTCCTCTTCTCCTCAATCGCAAACCCTTCGTGTTTGCCTCCTTTTTGCAAACACCGATTTCGCgaccttcttcttcaactaacTTCGCGGCTACTGCTGCTTCACCGCTTCGTGACTGCTGCCAtgtacatttcttcttcttcagttcttctcttcttcttctcgtccaattcttctcttattttcttcttcttcacttctCTGTTTTTCACGCACTACTGTGCTCTGTTTTCAGTGTGGTAGGAAGCAGGGTTGTTCACTCACTCGGTGTTTTGTTCactatttgtttttaaatttaaatatttgttaatatatgtattgctattaagatttttggatatttgtatgtgcaattaaaaattttaatttttggtatcaATTGGCACCTTAATTCAAAAAGGGGAGCGCCTCGTGGCGAGACAAGCCCTTGTCGCCTCTCTCTGTCCAAAACACTGTGCTGTATAAGGATCGTCTGCATGGTAGATAGTCTCTTTAGAACTTCTTGAGAACCAACTTTCATTTGAAGTACTTGaaaatgattctaattactaaTTGGTTTGAATTGCAGTAAATGATTTTTGCACCTATGAATCCTACGACTAAGATTGTGACTCAGTAGAAGTCCTTGATTGAATGGATTGAATTAATTGAGAGATTCAATCTGTCATTGGTTTACAAGGATCGGCTTGAAAACCAGCTTTCATTTGAAGCACTTGGAAACATGATTCTAATCAATGATCAGTTTTAATTGCAGTTAAATGACTTTTGCACCTATGATTCCTACGCCTTACCTTCAGGTGACTTGTAACCAGATGAATCACAACTTATATTGGAGATCCCTCGTGCGAAAAGTTCTGTTTTGCCAaggcttaaaataaatttaagtgaCAAATAAACCATCATTCTATGCAAGAGCTTAGACAAAGATAACTTTGCTGCTAAATGAGAAACTAGCAAGAATATTGAAtggatttatttaatttttttctgattATTTGTAATGATTGAACTACTTCAATAGTATTCAGTTCTAGGAGTAGATTTTGAAAGGACTGATGTACCTTGATTTTGTGGAAGCAGTAATGATCATTGACATTGCATAGCACTTTGGTTGTTCAATGATATCTATTGCTGACCTGTGTCTGTGAATACAGACTTATAAATCACGGCGAGAACTATAATTGCTTacctcctaagaagaaaaagGGGAAGTAAATGTCTGCTGTTCTAGATTTCATAGCTGTGTATCTTACTCGGCTTCCTGACATTGCAGGTGTAACAACTTGAACTTTGCAAGACGAGAGAACTGTAACAAGTGCAAAAGGCCTCGATATGCACCTCCAGGAAGTCCTCGGAGGGGTTATCCCAGCCCACCTCCTCATCATCGCAATCCTGGCCCCCCAATCAACCGTTCTCCAGGAAGGTTTGTGAATGGGTATAGGTCCCCTCCTCGCGGCTGGGCTAGAGATGACCCCCGAGATTTCAGAGCTGGTGTTCCTCATTCAAGATTTGAAGGGAGGTTTGCAGATCCTCCAATCCGTAGAGATAGGCCTGCTTTTGCTGATGCTGATGGTAGGGATCGAAGTAGGTTTGAGCGGCCTCCAGCCCTGGATTGGGGACATAGAGAGCGCGGGAGAGACAGCTATTTGAGTGAGAGAAAAGGTTATGAAAGGCGAACACCATCTCCACCTCATCCACCAGTACTACCACCTCGTGGCCAATGGCCACGTGATACCAGGGAAAGAAGCCGTTCTCCAGTGAGAGGTGGACCACCGCCCAAAGACTATCGCCGTGATGTATACATGGGAAGGGGGCGAGATGATCGGAGGGTTGGACGAGGTGCATATTAGCTGGTGTTGAAATGATTATAATTGTTGAACTGTGTTTACTGGTTAGCGAAGGTAAAGCGACAAATATTTTCCTAGAACTAGTATTATCCAAGCACATATTTTCTATCAAGTTAAGAATCTGTTTATGTAACTTTTAATTGTGCAGGCATTTGCAATTTCTGTACCAGAAATAGATTTTTGGGAATTCCCTTTGACTCAAACATATTATCCTCATTTCTCAGCATGTCTTGTGGTATTGTTGTTGCGattattagtatttaatgtCTGTCTTAGTGCCGTGCTTATTTAAGCtgcttaccccccccccccccatatatatatatatatgtcttagTGCCGTGCTTATTTAAGCtgcttacccccccccccccccccccatatatatatatatatatatatgtatatatatatatatgcgctTGTTCCATCTCTTGATGGTTTTGTTTGCCCAACTGTTCATAATCTTGATTCTGCTGTGAACATTGTACAGACCTAAATTATAGTTGGTGAGTAGGGCTGGTTTATCATTATAGTCTTGTAGGTGacttagtttcaattttttctttattgatcTTGAGTTCTTGACTTGTTATTATCAATCATTATTAATCGCGTGAAATGGGTATTTTACCGAGTCGACAAGGAATTTCATTAAAAACTGATTGGAACAACTCAATGAATTTCGTAGATCGTTTTAGTAGGGCCTTAATGACTATAGATTGAACTTATTCAGTTCTTACAGAACAATGGTTGCTTATTCACGGTCTAATTATATCCATTTGGGGATCAATGTCCCGAAGAAATTCAATAAGTAACTAATGATCCTGTTATACATATGTTCTTTCCTGATGAATTGTATAGTTTTATAATTTCATGACTAAACAAGCTATCAAATGAACTGTAACTACAATTACAACGAATTCGAGTTAATATATGCTCTGAGGTTGAAAATATcatacaaaattttaagaaaaaaagagcCCCTTAATTACATAATCCTAaaatgaaaatcagaaattgaattcattataagatcaatttattcttttttgaaaatggtATGCAATCACTCAGATTTGAATCAAGATGCATTAGCACTGCTTCCTAAGAGCAGCATGTCTATCAATTTTTTCATAGCTGCTTGTCTTGAACTAATAATAGCCTATGAATAAGCAATTTGTCAAGATTGAGTAGGCTATTTAAATAATCATTCAAATGGATCAATAACAATACAAGTTGTTCAAATAGGAATTTGAGGTCGAaggttcattaatttttttatttgagttgagtcttagttttttttttaatttaaccagtgacttttttatatttaatgctTTCTTCGAATTCAACTGTTGTAATGAaaccattctttctcaattaagTAAAATAGTTCAAAAAGTCTTGATTTCATTGTTTAAGCAGTAACTTTCAcacatagcaaacataaaaatcatatttgtatgatatAACTATAGttcataattgtgctccatagcaaaaataaatatgtatatttcgctaCACATATTCAGGGTGGACATAAGTATCGAAAAATCgaatcgaataaaaaaaatttgattcttcggtatttcggttcgaTATCGATTCTTTTTTTTCCGGAACGTCGATTCGGAGTTCGGTTAAGGGTCTCAAAACTACGATGCACCGAAAGAAccaaacttttattaaataaattttaaaatgtttattctattaatgaatttttttaactttacttggcacatttcaatttttatatttagagcCTAaacttaaataacaaaaatctaaataaCAAAACAGTAAACCCTAAAGACCTAAAgtctaaacaaaacaaaactcaatttaatttaagtttgaGCAACAACTTGGTATTTCTACTATCTACGTTTACTTtatgattttgtcattttatgttgttaatttGAAGTGTGAACAACAAATTGATGTTCTTACCTTTTTTTGTTAGACGGTTAGTTGTTACTTTGAAGTTTGAAATGTGAAGTGAATAACAATTGTTACTTTATCCTATTCTCgctttatttttattcactttAAAAACACCGAAGTAAATCTAACCAAACCGATCaagtttgatttgaaatatcGTGCACACTTTTCTAAAATAGAATACCGAGGAACCAAATCGAAATTTGATTAAATCGAACCGGAGAATCAAACGCCCACCCCTAATACATAGACAAATGAACGTATTATAAtttcactatacatatacaaaagaaaacaattgtataatctgctttgctatacatataaagAAGATCAATTGTTTAatctgtatttgtataaagcaagaaaagggaaagacaaaaaaaaattgagcagGAGAAGATCGTATTTAtataatcataagtgtatagaacgaatatatatgcatttttctttgtatatacaattttctctcgctttatacaaacacaaacacaatgtatacatttgtgtttgtataaagttagAGAGGTGAATGAACGAGAGAGATTTGAGAGAAACGATATCCgcgagaggggagagagggggaacgtaaatatatgtattatatacaatattctctcgctttatacaatacaaatacattttatacatttgcgTAAGCGAGAAAGGCGAGGGAGAGAacgagagtgacgagcgagattcACCAATAGAGAGGTGAAATAGTAACATTTTGCTATGGGGTACAATTATATCAAACTATGGttctattatttaatttgaattaataattatctattaaataaaatttcccttctttttttttttcatacatctaaaataaaacaaaaaaggaattttgacgacaaaataaaaagaaaagaaccaaTTTCGCATagctaaaaattcaaaattagtcATACAAAATTTCATTAAGCAATTTTCTCTATTGGGTTAAGAACGAGATATACACGAGGTCTATATAATAATTCagagaaaattaaaagtgagaaagtttgagaaaataaaaatatttcaaaatagaatcaattaattttgaCGAGTTCTTAActttcactaattttttttatatacattctTCTATAGtatgtaaaaatagaattttattaTGCAAATAGGTagatggaaaaaataaaattttccagCTTGTAATCGAAATGATCTTTATTCTTTTGTCAATAAAAAAGTTAGTATCAATCACTATGAATCGCATTACGGGTACACTATTGGTTAGAAGTCGTATAGCTTGTGTGTTGGCCCATATTACATTTTGAGGAAGTTAGACGAATTATTTCTATATAATTAGTTAAGGTatttacatttaattatattatgttgtgtttttttaaataaaaaaaaattgtggctCGTAGGCCAATTTTTTAAGGAAATTTTACACAAATTTCATACCGTTAAGAGCTAATTATATTCTATcccttcattttttaaattacaatttttttttgaattcagTAAAATTCGGATACATTCAAAATGTCTTGATCCATTGTGTCTCGGTTTTAGATACAACGCTCAATGTTTCGATACATCACATTTCtgttttgaatatattaatgaACATCTCGATACATCACATATAGTGATGTATCCGACTGACACATCGAGCAAAATGATGTATCACGTTTTAGATACACCGCGTATAATGATTTATCCGACTGATACATCGTGTAACTAATGTATTTGAGAATAGGAGAAAATAGAGAtttttgtaactttttcaaatgATAGGAATTTTCAAAGAACATGGTAAATAAGTTGtgtatttagataatttttttattttattaagaaaaaactacacaataaaatattttatggttTGTATTTCTGTACTTTGTATATCCTGTACCTCGATCTCCATTGTAGTCATAATGCTAGTCCTAAAGTCTTTTTGTTTGTAGTTGgattatttatttctatatagCTATTTAAGGTATttacatttaattataaatatgcaatgtttttttttcttaaaaagattGTGGCATATGTGGAGTCTATCTCAtatttttggtcaacttttgCTATTCAATTACTACAagtaattattaaaaagtaatagtgaaaagagttaaaaataaagatttggCGGTtgacaaattggtaagatttgcaaccctttttgactttgctatatttaccTGTGTCATTAAAGACATAAACATGATTTTccttttctataaatagagcattcttgcccATTTGTAGAatacaccaagttagagagaaaaaatcattttaagagcaaagtgaggtattagtttgtgaagaaaaatagagtgtgagcgatattttagtaagatgaaaatcaaaagagtgttgttccttttgagtgtgtagtagtcactttgagtattgtatttgtgactatacaatataaaattcctCAGTATAGTGATAttagttgctcctcttggcctgtggtttttactttatttagaaGGGTTTCCATGTAAAATTTTTGGAGtcattattttcccattttattttcattacttttactctatatatttttgtgcttgTCCGCACTTTCTCAACAAACTAGTATCAGAGCCAAGGTTGTATCTGAGTTTGCTCTGTGATTGCAGCACAATTTGAAATTCCACAtcagaaaagatttactttgatttgcaataattattttctgagGGAAAAACGATGGAAGCCAAGCCGAGTAGAATGATTACTTTGAATGGTGTTAACTATGTCATTTGGAAGGGGAATATCAAAGATCTGctttatgttaagaattttaCAAACTAGTCTTTACCATGTAAAGCGTGATAATAAAACAGTTGAAGAGTAGAATATGTTGCATAGACAAgtttgtggattcattaggcaatggATTGACGATAATGTATAGTGCCATATTTCTGAGAGACACATGCTAGAACCCTATGGGAGCACAttgaaagtttgtatgctcGGAAAACtagcaacaacaaaatgttcttaataaatCAGATGCGAGTTTAAAGTATCATGATGATTTTCCCATGACAGACCATCTGGATAATTTTCAGGGAATCATGAACCAATTATCTGTtatgggcatcaaatttgatgaagaaattcaaggcttGCTTCTACTTGGTTCCCTACCAGACACTTTGGTAATAATTAAAACTTTGTTGTCAAATTCTGCTCTGGATGGTGTGATCTCTATGGATTCCGCCAAGAGTAGTGTCTTGAACaaagagatgagaagaaaaactcaaggttcTTCTTCGTCGGATGTCCTGATAACTGGACCTAGGGTGAGAAACAAAACTCCTGGTTCttagaaaagaacaaaataggaGAAATTATAGAGGCATacttaaggatattgagtgcTATCATTGTGGCATGAAAGGGCACACAAAGAAGTTCTGCATGAGTCGAAGAGggagaacaaaaacaaagaggaaactaaaGAAGATGACAATGAAACTTTCCTAGCCACTGTCACCACCGAAGATCTTGATACTCTCCTTGATGCAgatatgataaatattgcttgtgatgagtTAAGCTAGGTTGTGGACACTGACGACGCATCTCATGTAACATCAAGGaaggattttttctctttctataCTCCTGTTGACTTTGGAACCTTGAGTATGGGTAATGAAATTgtttctagggtggttggtaTTGGTATAATTTATTTGGAAACTAGTATTGAAATTTaactagttttgaacaatgtgaaacatgctcCTGATGTTCGTCTACACCTGATTTCTGttggtgttttagatgatgaagCATATATTAGTACCAACGGTGATGGATAATAAAAGCTCATTTGGGGTTTCTTGGTTGTGGCTCGTGGTAACAAACGTTATGGTATATACTGGAGTATGACATCTTCTtgtgttgatatggtgaatgAAGTTGAGAGTGATAACTCTTCAACATTATGGCACAAGAAACTTAGCTACATCAGCGAGAGAGGACTTaatgttctagccaagaagaaGTTATGGTCAAATTTCAAAAGTACTAAATTAGAAAAGTGTGAGCACTGCTTGGCTGctaaacaaaatagagtttctTTTAAGTCCTACCCTCATTCGAGAAAGGCAGAGTTGCTTGAGTTGGTGCACTCTAATTTATGAGGTCCAATGAAAACAAAGACATTGGGTGTGCACTCTACTGTCACTTTTATTAATGAATGCTTGAGAAAACTTTGTGTCTATGtattgaagactaaagaccaaGCGTTAAGTGTCTTCAAGCaatttcaacttcaattgacagaaaaactaaaaagaagCTGAAACGTATTCGTACTAATAGTGACGATGAATATTGTGGACCATTTAACGAATACTGCAGACATCAAGGTATTAGACATCAAAAGAATCCTCCTAAGAATCCTCAGCTTAATGGTTTGACTAAGAAGATGAACAGGACCTTGCTGGAAGACGTTTACTTTCTGAAGCAAAGTTGccgaactcattttggggtgaggCTTTATTAATCGTtgcacatgttattaatctatctccTGTTGTTGCTTTGCAAGATGTAACAaatagtgtttggtatggaaatgatgtttcctatgaccatttgagagtatttggttgcaaagcttttgtacatgttccaaaagatgagaggtcaaagTTAGATGTCAAGACAAGGTAGTGCATCTTCATTGGATTGGCCTTGATGAATTTGGTTACAGgctatatgatccaattgaaaagaaacttgtgagaagTTGTGACattattttcatggagaatAAAAGAGTTAAAGATATTGACAAAGTAGATAAGGTAGAATCTCCAAGTTTTGATGGTATAGTTCATCATGATGAAGTTCCTCACATAAGTATTTATGATGTTGTTGGAATTGATAATCATTGTGATGCCCATAATCATGTGTCGAATCAACATGTTTATGTTGATAGTAACAATGATGTTGTTATTGACGATCGTGCTGCTCATGAAGTTgtgaaaaaaacaaatatcCTACTTAGAAGGTCCACAAGACAACGATTTCCTTCCTCTCGTTATCAAACAAATGAGTATGTGTTACTCACTGACGGAAGAGAACCTGAATGCTATGAGGAGGCCATGGAAGATGAACACAAGAATCAATGGATTGGAGCCATGCAAGATGAGATGAAGTCTTTGCATGAGAACCACACTAATGAGTTGGTAAAATTGCCTAAAGGCATAagagctttgaagaacaagtgggtattcaaagttaaagttgaagaacacaacttgaagCCCAGATATAAAGCTAGACTGGTTGTTAAGGGATTTGGTCAAAGGAAGGGTATTGACTTTgacgaaatattttctcctattGTGAAAATGTCCTTGATTTTCACAATTCTAGGTTTGACTGCTagtcttaatttagagattgagcaGATGGATATGAAGACAACTTTCCTTCACGGTGAcctagaagaagaaatttatgaAACAACCTAAGGGTTTCAAAGTAAAAGGTAAATAAAATTGTGTGCAAACTCAAAAAGAGCCTCTATGGTCTAAAACAAGCTCCTAGACAGTGGCACAAGAAGTTTGAATCTGTTATGGGGGAGCATGACTATAAGAAGACTTAATCAGATCATTGTgtatttgtacaaaaaaaatttgaccatgattttatcattcttttattttatgtggatgatatgttaaTTGTGGACAAGAATACTTCCAAAATTGACGAGTTGAAGAAAAAGTTTTGTAAgttttttctatgaaagacttgggtcatgccaaacaaatttTGGGCATGAAAATTACTCATCTCAAAGATGAaaggaagatttatttgtcccataagaagtacattgaatgtatatTAGAGTgtttcaatatgaagaatgttAAGCATGTTACTACACCTCTTTctggtcatatgaagttgagcaaGAAGACGTGTCCTAAAACTAGGtatgcactagacctgatattgctcGCGCAGTTGGTGTTGTTAGCAGATTTCTCGACAACCCAAAAACAAGCactgggaagctgtgaagtggataCTCAGATGAATCTCAGGGGAATCTCAGATGaatgcttgtgttttggagcatcAAATTCAATCTTGAAGGGCTACACAGATGTTGATATGGCAGGTGACCTTGATAATAGGAAATGTACTACTGGATATTTGTCTACTTTTTCAGGGGAGCTATATATCATGACAGTCGAAGTTGTAGAAGTGTGTTGCACTATCTACAACTGAAGCTAAGTATATTGCGGCTACTGAAGCCGACAAGGAAATGATATGGCTAAATcaatttcttcaagaacttggTTTGCATCCGATGGAgtatattgtttattgtgacagctagagtgcaatagacttgagTAAGAACTCCATGTACCATACAAGAACAAAACACATCGACGTTAGATATCATTAGATTCGTGAGAAAGTGGAGAGTGAATCATTTCACATAAAAAAGATCCACACAAGTGAAAATCCACAGATATCTGACTAAGATGATACCGCAAGACAAGTTCAagttatgcaaagaacttgtgggtatgagctctctctaaagaaaatgaagatacCTCCTTCCATAGAATGAGACTGGAGGGGAAGATTTGTGGAGTCCATCCCATATTTTTTGTCAACTTTTACTATTCAAATGCTACAAGTAATTGTTAAAAAGCAATAGTGAgaagagttgaaaataaaattttggtaTAGGTAAGAGTTGCAACCctttttgactttgctatatttacttatgtcattagtgacataggcctgattttctccttctataaatagaacattcttgctcatttgtagaacacaccaatttagagagaaaaaaccattttgagattAAAGTTAGGTATTTCATAgactatatgaaaaaaaaatatttgtgaagaaaaatcgAGTGTAAGCGGTATTTTAGTAATGctgaaaccaaaagagtgttgttccttttgagcatgtagtagtcactttgagtattgtatttgtAACTACACACTGTAAACTTCCTTAGtatagtaatatcagttgctccttTTGACCCGtagttttttccttatttagaaGGGTTTCCACATAAAATTCATAGAGTCGTTAATTatccattttatttccattactttactatatatatttttgtgcttgTCCGCGTTTTCTCAACAACATGTCGGCCAATTTTGTACGGAATTTTGCACAAATTTCATATGGTTAAGAGTTAATTACATTCTAACCATactctttttcaaattacaaaatctCTTAATTTTAGTAAAATGCAGATACATCCAAAATGTCTCGATTCACAGCGTCATAGTTTTGAAACATCATTGAACATCTTGATACATCACATTTCAATTTCGAAACATCACTTGACATCTTGATACATCGTGTATAATGGAGTACAGTAAGCCAACATTCTAGTCTCAAAAAGTATAATTCTTTCAGCATCATTTATAACACAATAAGCCCCTTAggtcaaaattatatttacaagCT
This DNA window, taken from Solanum lycopersicum chromosome 5, SLM_r2.1, encodes the following:
- the LOC101267115 gene encoding uncharacterized protein isoform X2; the protein is MGSREKDQPTPHLSSLVVRPTDSGGENGGGGAGSDYEPGEVRRDAPPYSRSDRFSDTHGGPQRSHGFGSGRDPGRHRDYSPPYGRGRHAGRFVGRSYDGPGYGGRQVRGEGLPRSNPNVRPRDGDWMCTDPLCNNLNFARRENCNKCKRPRYAPPGSPRRGYPSPPPHHRNPGPPINRSPGRFVNGYRSPPRGWARDDPRDFRAGVPHSRFEGRFADPPIRRDRPAFADADGRDRSRFERPPALDWGHRERGRDSYLSERKGYERRTPSPPHPPVLPPRGQWPRDTRERSRSPVRGGPPPKDYRRDVYMGRGRDDRRVGRGAY
- the LOC101267115 gene encoding uncharacterized protein isoform X1; the encoded protein is MGSREKDQPTPHLSSLVVRPTDSGGENGGGGAGSDYEPGEVRRDAPPYSRSDRFSDTHGYRAHAGSVSPVRHRNADHRYSTDFDHSGGPQRSHGFGSGRDPGRHRDYSPPYGRGRHAGRFVGRSYDGPGYGGRQVRGEGLPRSNPNVRPRDGDWMCTDPLCNNLNFARRENCNKCKRPRYAPPGSPRRGYPSPPPHHRNPGPPINRSPGRFVNGYRSPPRGWARDDPRDFRAGVPHSRFEGRFADPPIRRDRPAFADADGRDRSRFERPPALDWGHRERGRDSYLSERKGYERRTPSPPHPPVLPPRGQWPRDTRERSRSPVRGGPPPKDYRRDVYMGRGRDDRRVGRGAY
- the LOC101267115 gene encoding uncharacterized protein isoform X3; the protein is MNNGYRAHAGSVSPVRHRNADHRYSTDFDHSGGPQRSHGFGSGRDPGRHRDYSPPYGRGRHAGRFVGRSYDGPGYGGRQVRGEGLPRSNPNVRPRDGDWMCTDPLCNNLNFARRENCNKCKRPRYAPPGSPRRGYPSPPPHHRNPGPPINRSPGRFVNGYRSPPRGWARDDPRDFRAGVPHSRFEGRFADPPIRRDRPAFADADGRDRSRFERPPALDWGHRERGRDSYLSERKGYERRTPSPPHPPVLPPRGQWPRDTRERSRSPVRGGPPPKDYRRDVYMGRGRDDRRVGRGAY